A genomic segment from Brevundimonas sp. SORGH_AS_0993 encodes:
- a CDS encoding TonB-dependent receptor gives MRLAAGLAAGLVLCLPDRSHAEVRHFSIPALPTARALPIFARQAGIQVLAPSEGLGRARSPALNGPLDARVALARLIDGSGLEVASDDGRIILLRPVSESREPPVRLVDGEPALVDEVVVTALRRETTASRTPISLVVIDADDPGASGLSSLSQLGGLAPGLIQTELNTGQRRLSLRGVQSAGENSVALYIGDTPVSGPNSATSDPSSITPDLSLFDTQRLEVLKGPQGTLFGSGAMSGAVRILYNRPDLERSDIRLQSSWAAAAGGGSAGSVAALVNAPVSDTFGGRLAVWSEGVPGYIDNPRLRLEDVNAARKTGARAALRWLPGAGAVYDATVIVQEQKVEDSAITDPALGGRRLGSYARLPFPNRFRLGALTVEQAMPSARLTASLSHYDWRATKYIDTSLSALTARRNGLYCPRYVGVSTTCDADQLAAYQAYVDSILPVVGYQPMEVSSTVAEARLDSAPNPLLNWTLGVFRENRRDYSVSSTVLATVEGGVARPLTTVFTRSTGVDLIQTALYGEFALSPWSNLTLRLGARRYEYDKISRAQVLQTSYLNASVQGPEAVNHNHESGWVRRATAAYRFNAHAMVFAQYAEGFRPGGANNTPGLADAYVAYRPDGVRNFELGLKTTAGNGRLLIDAAVFQVLWSDMQVAARIPNFNFITNAGEAAIRGFEVEGRLGLTSNLRVRWSLSHTDARLTKASTSTTFDVAGKVGDRIPYEPDLRASAALIGTFRLPRDLELSPRIEFVHRGYAGSVFDRLDPYYEHLPASTLVNAGIDLKSGAGALGLQITNALNSNGVTWAASRAEYERYVVAYAPRTLQLTLRHIF, from the coding sequence GTGAGGCTCGCCGCCGGCTTGGCGGCTGGGCTCGTCCTTTGCCTTCCGGACAGGAGCCACGCCGAAGTCCGGCACTTCTCCATTCCCGCCCTGCCGACGGCGCGCGCCCTGCCGATCTTCGCCCGCCAGGCGGGGATCCAGGTTCTCGCTCCCTCCGAAGGCCTCGGTCGCGCCCGTTCCCCCGCGCTGAACGGTCCCTTGGACGCACGGGTCGCCCTGGCCCGGCTGATCGACGGCAGCGGACTGGAGGTCGCGTCCGACGATGGACGGATCATTCTCTTGAGACCTGTCTCGGAGAGCCGCGAGCCGCCGGTTCGCCTCGTCGACGGCGAACCGGCCCTGGTGGATGAGGTCGTGGTCACGGCGCTCCGGCGTGAGACAACGGCGTCGCGCACGCCTATTTCCCTGGTTGTGATCGACGCCGACGATCCCGGCGCCTCTGGTCTATCCAGTCTGTCGCAACTCGGCGGTCTGGCCCCGGGGCTGATCCAAACCGAGCTCAATACGGGGCAGCGGCGCCTTTCCCTACGAGGGGTGCAGAGCGCCGGAGAAAATTCCGTCGCCCTCTACATTGGCGACACGCCGGTCTCGGGGCCGAACTCCGCCACCTCCGACCCCAGCAGCATCACCCCCGATCTCAGCCTCTTCGACACGCAGAGGCTTGAAGTCCTCAAGGGCCCTCAGGGCACGCTGTTTGGGTCCGGCGCCATGAGCGGCGCGGTGCGAATATTGTACAACCGGCCTGATCTCGAGAGGTCCGACATCCGGCTTCAGTCGTCCTGGGCCGCCGCGGCTGGAGGGGGATCTGCGGGGTCGGTCGCCGCCCTGGTCAACGCCCCCGTTTCCGACACTTTCGGCGGCCGACTGGCGGTGTGGTCGGAAGGCGTGCCCGGTTACATCGACAACCCGCGCCTGCGCCTCGAAGACGTCAACGCGGCCCGCAAGACCGGCGCGCGCGCCGCCTTGAGGTGGTTGCCCGGAGCCGGCGCCGTCTATGACGCCACGGTGATCGTCCAGGAGCAGAAGGTCGAGGACAGCGCCATCACCGATCCCGCGCTAGGGGGGCGACGGCTCGGTTCCTACGCCCGGCTGCCGTTCCCGAACCGCTTCCGGCTCGGAGCACTGACGGTCGAACAGGCGATGCCGAGCGCGCGCCTGACCGCCAGCCTGTCGCACTATGACTGGCGGGCGACCAAATATATCGACACCAGCCTGTCTGCGCTCACCGCCCGCCGAAACGGTCTTTATTGCCCCCGTTATGTGGGGGTCTCGACTACCTGTGACGCGGATCAACTGGCGGCCTATCAAGCCTATGTGGACTCCATCCTGCCGGTCGTCGGCTATCAGCCGATGGAGGTGAGTTCGACGGTCGCAGAGGCGAGGCTGGATTCCGCGCCCAACCCTCTTTTGAACTGGACGCTCGGCGTCTTCCGCGAGAATCGCCGCGACTATTCCGTCAGCAGCACCGTTCTGGCGACCGTCGAGGGCGGGGTTGCGCGGCCGCTGACCACCGTGTTCACACGCAGCACCGGCGTGGATCTGATCCAGACGGCCCTCTATGGCGAATTCGCTCTATCGCCCTGGTCGAATCTGACCCTGCGCCTGGGCGCGCGTCGATACGAATACGACAAGATTTCCCGGGCCCAGGTTCTTCAGACCAGTTACCTGAACGCCTCGGTTCAGGGCCCCGAAGCGGTGAACCATAATCATGAGTCGGGCTGGGTCCGTCGCGCCACCGCCGCCTATCGGTTCAACGCCCACGCCATGGTTTTCGCGCAGTACGCCGAGGGATTTCGTCCAGGCGGGGCGAACAACACCCCTGGACTGGCCGACGCCTATGTCGCCTATCGGCCGGACGGCGTCCGGAACTTCGAGCTCGGCCTGAAGACCACGGCCGGCAACGGACGCCTCCTGATCGACGCCGCCGTCTTCCAGGTGCTCTGGTCGGACATGCAGGTCGCGGCGCGCATTCCGAACTTCAACTTCATCACCAACGCCGGCGAAGCCGCCATCCGGGGATTCGAGGTGGAAGGCCGACTGGGACTGACATCCAATCTGCGGGTGCGCTGGTCCCTATCCCACACTGATGCAAGACTGACCAAGGCATCGACGTCCACGACGTTCGATGTCGCGGGAAAAGTCGGCGACCGCATACCCTATGAGCCGGATCTGCGAGCTTCAGCTGCTTTGATCGGCACGTTTCGCCTGCCGCGGGACCTTGAACTGAGTCCCCGGATCGAGTTCGTCCACCGGGGATATGCAGGGTCTGTTTTTGATCGCCTGGACCCCTACTACGAACATCTACCCGCCTCCACGCTCGTGAATGCGGGGATTGATCTGAAGAGCGGCGCGGGAGCGCTCGGCCTGCAGATCACCAACGCCCTGAATTCGAACGGGGTGACATGGGCGGCCTCTCGCGCCGAGTATGAGCGCTATGTCGTCGCTTATGCTCCCAGGACGCTACAGCTTACCCTACGCCATATTTTCTAA
- a CDS encoding amidohydrolase family protein, protein MQGFTRKDFLRFSAASTAAVSAGLGNATGAQAAAAPRRTQSRRMLVKGADLLTMDSRLGEMTATDVLIENGQIVAIQPGIAAGDAVVIDGAGKILMPGMNDGHRHVWECIEAGRLVKTHPAAYSTYQSWKMKVMACLTPEDHYWANHIGGLQCIDSGVTGVLDYAHGQQDEARALAAARGLKDSGVSGWFAYQDSHTINYGPGDTLPLADAAAGREEFTTDRHWRTIEKVMSDVLSDASAPLQMGVAMSNSSYGRPIELIRDKEIGRARSLGLKLIACHAGLPKRPIPAGCYGHRGSGIVDLHEAGLLGDDYHGSHGAQITDEEFALMASVGAMHCSSSMGEFPYRAAGNGLSSHWRASRAGVSTGIGIDVGVALTEDYFEHVRASFWSMYLSDEGAAEAAKYTSEDVLDYATRLGARGIKSGDKTGTIAVGKRANLVLLSTGRFNFPHIGGLADRVVNFARMSDIDSVWVAGRLLKHDGQMVGIDWPALKRRMTEIQTRVWAQAETITFT, encoded by the coding sequence ATGCAAGGCTTCACACGCAAGGACTTTCTCCGCTTCTCGGCCGCCTCCACGGCCGCCGTCTCCGCCGGCCTGGGCAACGCCACGGGCGCCCAGGCTGCTGCCGCGCCCCGACGAACCCAGAGCCGACGGATGCTCGTCAAGGGCGCCGATCTGCTGACCATGGATTCCCGGCTCGGCGAGATGACCGCCACCGACGTCCTGATCGAGAACGGCCAGATCGTCGCCATACAGCCGGGAATCGCCGCCGGCGACGCCGTGGTGATCGACGGGGCCGGGAAGATCCTGATGCCGGGGATGAATGACGGCCATCGTCACGTCTGGGAATGTATCGAGGCCGGACGCCTCGTGAAGACCCATCCGGCCGCCTACAGCACCTACCAGAGCTGGAAGATGAAGGTGATGGCGTGTCTGACGCCGGAAGACCATTACTGGGCCAACCATATCGGCGGGCTGCAGTGCATCGATTCCGGCGTCACCGGGGTGCTGGACTATGCACACGGCCAGCAGGATGAGGCCCGGGCCCTGGCCGCCGCGCGCGGCTTGAAGGATTCGGGCGTCTCGGGCTGGTTCGCCTACCAGGACTCGCACACCATCAACTACGGACCCGGCGACACCTTGCCCCTGGCCGATGCCGCCGCGGGACGCGAGGAGTTCACCACCGATCGGCATTGGCGCACGATCGAGAAGGTGATGTCCGATGTGCTCTCGGACGCCTCGGCCCCGCTGCAGATGGGGGTCGCCATGTCCAACTCCAGCTATGGTCGACCGATTGAACTGATCCGCGACAAGGAGATCGGTCGCGCCCGCAGCCTGGGCCTGAAGCTGATCGCCTGCCATGCGGGTCTGCCCAAGCGCCCGATCCCCGCCGGCTGCTACGGGCATCGCGGGAGCGGTATCGTCGACCTGCACGAGGCCGGGCTTCTGGGGGACGACTACCATGGCTCGCACGGCGCCCAGATCACCGACGAGGAGTTCGCCCTGATGGCGAGCGTCGGCGCGATGCATTGCTCATCCTCGATGGGGGAATTCCCGTACCGCGCCGCGGGGAACGGCCTGTCCAGCCACTGGCGAGCCAGCCGCGCCGGGGTCTCGACCGGCATCGGCATCGATGTCGGCGTCGCCCTGACCGAGGACTACTTTGAACATGTCCGCGCGTCGTTTTGGAGCATGTACCTGTCAGACGAAGGGGCGGCGGAGGCGGCGAAGTACACGTCCGAGGACGTCCTCGATTACGCCACTCGACTGGGCGCGCGCGGCATCAAGAGCGGCGACAAGACCGGAACGATCGCCGTCGGAAAACGGGCCAATCTGGTCTTGCTCTCCACCGGCCGTTTCAACTTCCCCCACATCGGCGGTCTTGCGGATCGGGTGGTCAACTTCGCCCGGATGTCGGACATCGACAGCGTGTGGGTCGCGGGCCGGCTGCTGAAGCATGACGGACAGATGGTCGGCATCGACTGGCCCGCCCTTAAGCGCAGGATGACCGAAATCCAGACCCGGGTCTGGGCCCAGGCCGAGACCATCACCTTCACCTGA
- a CDS encoding TonB-dependent receptor, producing MIKFASRRARLCCGAATAFVLPFAIPPASALAQTTPSQDDASVVDEVVVTALRRETRLQDTPISITAVSGQTLENMGASTVQDIVSSVPGLNLTEGQTGQRRISVRGVQSAGESTVGLYLGDTPITGPNSATSDPSSITPDLNMFDVSRVEVLRGPQGTLFGSGSMSGTFRVVFNEADAYDYEGAVDLTANTVRSGGQGYAGRAMVNVPLMEGRLGARLVVYDELRPGYVDNVRLGQEDINEARAYGGRLMLKFTPTESLKITSLLTIQKQTASDNSGWYPALGDYKTDTYTKLPFPNEFRLFNLAAEWDLGFATLNASTSYYDWDSTKYIDGSLSALQVRAAGTYCARYNGITGACNATQLAAYRAYIDSVFPLSGYQPMIVESRVNEVRLTSNADGPLTWTVGAFQEKREDEATSSTVEADAATGEVYWPIVYNFSRFVGVDLTQTAFYGEASYKFLERFTLSLGARAYEYEKTSRSQVLSTSYINASVAGPLSTYDSSADGWVGRANLSYDVTPDAMVYAQYSEGFRPGGINNTPGLTPDLIPYTSDSLENYEVGAKTTWLGGRLTANLSAYQIKWSNMQIAASIPNFSFIANVGAATIKGLEVELAARPIAGLSLTGSMGFVDGKLDVDQTTGLIVAAGKAGDTIPNEPDFKAAFSAEYVWPIASGFDGLARLDYAYTGESTSTFRPTSPYYETMGDFANVNLRLGIQGETWGAFVFANNLFDVVGKVKVASQATYEQQTYSIPPRTLGVNVRRRF from the coding sequence ATGATCAAGTTCGCCAGTCGGCGCGCCCGCCTCTGTTGCGGCGCCGCCACCGCCTTCGTACTGCCTTTCGCCATTCCGCCCGCCTCGGCCCTGGCCCAGACGACGCCGTCCCAGGACGACGCCTCCGTGGTCGACGAGGTCGTGGTCACGGCCCTCAGGCGCGAGACCCGACTTCAGGACACGCCGATCTCGATCACAGCGGTCTCGGGTCAGACGCTCGAAAACATGGGCGCCTCGACCGTTCAGGACATCGTCAGTTCGGTGCCGGGCCTCAACCTCACTGAAGGCCAGACCGGCCAGCGCCGGATATCGGTGCGCGGCGTCCAGAGCGCCGGGGAAAGCACGGTCGGTCTTTATCTGGGCGACACCCCCATCACGGGCCCCAACTCCGCCACCTCCGATCCCAGCAGCATCACGCCGGACCTGAACATGTTCGATGTCAGCCGGGTCGAGGTCCTGCGCGGACCCCAGGGCACGCTCTTCGGGTCGGGCTCGATGAGCGGCACCTTCCGCGTCGTCTTCAACGAGGCTGACGCCTACGACTACGAGGGCGCCGTCGATCTGACCGCCAACACGGTCCGGAGCGGCGGCCAGGGCTACGCCGGGCGCGCCATGGTCAATGTGCCGCTGATGGAAGGCCGCCTGGGCGCCCGTCTGGTCGTCTACGACGAACTGCGCCCAGGCTATGTCGACAATGTGCGCCTGGGCCAGGAGGACATCAACGAGGCGCGCGCCTACGGCGGCCGACTGATGCTGAAGTTCACCCCGACCGAGAGCCTCAAGATCACCAGCCTGCTGACGATCCAGAAGCAGACGGCGAGCGACAACAGCGGCTGGTATCCGGCTCTGGGCGACTACAAGACCGACACCTATACCAAGCTGCCCTTCCCCAACGAATTCCGACTGTTCAACCTGGCGGCCGAGTGGGATCTGGGCTTTGCGACCCTCAACGCCTCGACCTCCTACTACGACTGGGACTCGACCAAATATATCGACGGCAGTCTGTCGGCGCTTCAGGTCCGGGCCGCAGGCACCTACTGCGCCCGCTACAACGGCATCACCGGTGCCTGCAACGCGACCCAACTCGCGGCCTATCGAGCCTATATCGACTCCGTCTTCCCGCTCAGCGGCTATCAGCCGATGATCGTGGAGTCCCGGGTCAACGAGGTCCGGCTGACTTCCAACGCCGACGGACCCCTGACCTGGACAGTGGGCGCCTTCCAGGAAAAACGCGAGGACGAGGCGACCAGCTCAACGGTCGAGGCCGATGCGGCGACCGGCGAGGTCTACTGGCCGATCGTCTACAACTTCTCTCGCTTCGTCGGCGTCGACCTGACCCAGACGGCCTTCTACGGCGAGGCCAGCTATAAGTTCCTCGAACGATTCACCCTGTCGCTCGGCGCCCGCGCCTACGAGTACGAAAAGACCTCCCGCTCCCAGGTCCTGTCGACCAGCTACATCAACGCCTCCGTCGCCGGGCCGTTGAGCACCTACGACAGCAGCGCCGACGGCTGGGTCGGGCGCGCGAACCTCAGCTACGACGTCACTCCCGACGCCATGGTCTACGCACAGTATTCCGAAGGCTTCCGCCCCGGCGGCATCAACAACACCCCAGGGCTGACCCCCGACCTGATCCCCTACACCTCCGACAGTCTGGAGAATTATGAAGTCGGGGCCAAGACCACCTGGTTGGGTGGCAGGCTGACCGCCAACCTCTCAGCCTATCAGATCAAGTGGTCGAACATGCAGATCGCGGCCAGCATTCCGAACTTCAGCTTCATCGCCAATGTCGGGGCCGCCACCATCAAGGGACTGGAGGTCGAACTGGCGGCCCGCCCGATCGCCGGCCTGTCTTTGACGGGGTCCATGGGTTTCGTGGACGGCAAGCTGGATGTCGATCAGACCACCGGCCTGATCGTCGCCGCCGGCAAGGCGGGCGACACCATTCCCAACGAGCCGGACTTCAAGGCGGCCTTCTCGGCGGAATACGTCTGGCCGATCGCCTCGGGCTTCGACGGCCTGGCGCGGCTGGACTACGCCTACACCGGCGAGTCGACCTCCACCTTCCGCCCGACCAGCCCCTACTACGAGACCATGGGGGACTTCGCCAACGTCAATCTCCGCCTGGGGATACAGGGCGAGACCTGGGGTGCCTTCGTCTTCGCCAACAACCTGTTCGACGTCGTGGGCAAGGTGAAGGTGGCGTCCCAAGCGACCTATGAGCAGCAGACCTACAGCATCCCGCCGCGCACCCTCGGCGTGAACGTCCGCCGCCGTTTCTGA